The genomic window GAACCACCCCGATTATGCGAAGACCCAAACCCTCCGCGAGGCCCCCACCAGCCCCAACGCCCGCCACTTCACATAACGAAGAACCTCACATCAGACGAGTTATGTGAACTCAACATAACTCGTCGATGGCGCTGTCGGAGCCCAGCGTGACCTCGAAACCGGCCCACTCTCCGGAGGCGGTCTCTAGAATGCAGTCCACCTCGTCGCGGCTGTCATGGGACCGGTAATGGAACGCGGTCGCGTCGCACGCCTCCGCGTAAGCGCGAATGTCGTGGACGGTGAGCGACTCGAAGAGCAGCCCGGCGGTCGCGATGTCAAGGCACCCCCGCTTGCCGACGCGGGCCCCGATAGGATTCGGGAGGCAACAGCCGATGGTTTCAATGGCGGGGAAGGGCAACGATGTCTGATGTCGACCGAGGGTTGGACGAGATCGCGGAAGGGCTAGTCCGGGAAGGCGCGGCGCGTCT from Bifidobacteriaceae bacterium includes these protein-coding regions:
- a CDS encoding DUF4143 domain-containing protein, which gives rise to MPFPAIETIGCCLPNPIGARVGKRGCLDIATAGLLFESLTVHDIRAYAEACDATAFHYRSHDSRDEVDCILETASGEWAGFEVTLGSDSAIDELC